In one Lycium barbarum isolate Lr01 chromosome 7, ASM1917538v2, whole genome shotgun sequence genomic region, the following are encoded:
- the LOC132601757 gene encoding uncharacterized protein LOC132601757, which produces MDEIPCSHAWAVLKSKNLTADAYCSELFKLSTVVNTYDVPVDPLPDEREWNVPTHILDEVFLPLRYKRPLGRPKKKRDKPLMELMIDKRRNAWSTCGRLGHNRRPCGNKPLKKKT; this is translated from the coding sequence ATGGACGAAATACCATGTTCACATGCCTGGGCTGTATTAAAGAGTAAAAATCTAACGGCTGATGCATATTGCTCAGAATTATTCAAGCTAAGTACAGTGGTGAATACGTATGATGTGCCGGTTGACCCACTTCCCGACGAGAGAGAGTGGAATGTTCCAACCCACATATTGGATGAAGTTTTTCTGCCACTGAGATACAAAAGACCTCTTGGGAGGCCAAAAAAGAAGAGGGATAAGCCATTAATGGAGCTGATGATTGATAAACGTAGGAATGCTTGGAGTACATGTGGACGTCTTGGTCATAACAGGCGTCCATGTGGTAATAAGCCCCTTAAAAAGAAGACTTAA